One window of Chryseobacterium indologenes genomic DNA carries:
- a CDS encoding SRPBCC family protein, with amino-acid sequence MKKQQKIKIQAEINAPVEKVWKMWNSPKDIMNWNSADPSWHCPSSHNDLREGGTFTNRMEARDGSFGFDFSGTYDKVDPNREITYTMSDGRTASTIFDMQNDKTLVTTSFDPETENDPEFQKQGWQAILDNFVKYAESTNNY; translated from the coding sequence ATGAAAAAACAACAAAAAATTAAGATACAAGCTGAAATTAATGCTCCTGTGGAAAAAGTATGGAAAATGTGGAATTCACCGAAAGATATTATGAACTGGAATTCAGCAGACCCAAGCTGGCATTGTCCCAGTAGCCATAATGATCTCAGGGAAGGAGGTACATTTACAAACAGAATGGAAGCCAGGGATGGAAGTTTCGGTTTCGATTTCTCCGGTACGTACGATAAGGTTGACCCAAACAGGGAAATAACTTATACAATGTCTGACGGAAGAACAGCCTCTACCATCTTCGATATGCAGAACGACAAAACATTGGTAACAACAAGCTTTGACCCTGAAACCGAGAATGATCCTGAATTTCAGAAACAAGGCTGGCAGGCTATCCTTGATAATTTTGTAAAATATGCAGAATCAACTAATAATTACTAA
- a CDS encoding SDR family NAD(P)-dependent oxidoreductase, whose amino-acid sequence MAKTIFITGASRGFGRIWTEAFLRRGDNVVAAVRTPESLADLKQEFSSTLLVVKHDVRDRIGSFEAVENAVGHFGRIDVLINNAGFGHVGAVEELSESDVRAQFETNVLGSLWMVQAILPVIREQKSGQIIQLSSALGLNTVPLMGLYSATKFAVEGLTETLASEVSGFGIKVTIVEPGGFSTDFFGNNSLALSSIVSDYDAIRKDFYEHAEDQDSGNPMATATAILSLVDSDNPPLRLLLGKNTFSWVKHIYSERLKTWESWEDVSVAAHG is encoded by the coding sequence ATGGCAAAAACAATTTTTATAACAGGAGCATCCCGAGGATTCGGAAGAATTTGGACGGAAGCATTTTTACGACGTGGCGATAATGTAGTTGCTGCTGTTCGTACTCCTGAATCGTTAGCAGATTTAAAGCAGGAATTTTCATCAACGCTCTTGGTTGTTAAGCATGATGTTAGAGACAGAATAGGAAGTTTTGAAGCAGTTGAAAATGCAGTAGGTCACTTTGGAAGAATCGATGTTTTAATCAATAATGCAGGGTTCGGACATGTAGGAGCTGTCGAAGAGCTTAGCGAATCAGATGTCAGGGCTCAGTTTGAAACTAATGTATTGGGGTCATTGTGGATGGTTCAGGCAATATTACCTGTGATACGTGAGCAAAAATCGGGTCAGATCATTCAGCTTTCAAGTGCTTTGGGACTGAACACAGTTCCATTGATGGGACTTTACAGTGCTACAAAATTTGCAGTGGAAGGTCTTACCGAAACCCTGGCAAGCGAAGTGAGCGGTTTCGGCATAAAAGTGACCATTGTAGAACCGGGCGGATTCTCCACAGATTTCTTCGGAAATAATTCTCTGGCGCTGAGTTCAATAGTTTCTGATTATGATGCTATAAGAAAAGATTTTTATGAGCACGCAGAAGATCAGGATTCTGGTAATCCAATGGCTACCGCTACTGCTATCCTGAGCCTGGTAGATTCTGATAATCCACCGTTAAGACTGCTTTTGGGCAAAAATACTTTCTCTTGGGTGAAACACATCTATTCGGAACGTCTTAAAACCTGGGAATCCTGGGAAGATGTTTCTGTGGCAGCACACGGTTAA
- a CDS encoding LLM class flavin-dependent oxidoreductase: MKKHIEYSILELAIVSEGSTFRETLHNSLALAKVAEANDYKRYWFAEHHNSASVGSSATSILIGYVAENTNKIRVGSGGIMLPNHSPLIIAEQFGTLAHLYPDRIDLGLGRAPGTDTLTAQAIRSDFMKAAHSFPSEIEKIENYFSSANSNGKVRAPIAEDANVPIYILGSSTDSAHLAAQKGLPYAFASHFASNHLLHALEIYREEFQPSEMLAKPYTIAGVNVVVADTDEEAQRIFTSLIRMFFGVLTGNSQPLQPPTEMTDDLKDILNHPSLHQMLKYSFVGTKEKVKEQTKAFLEETQVDELIMVSTIYDINDRVKSAKLFAEVVKEINGVEVTYH, from the coding sequence ATGAAAAAACATATCGAATATTCAATCTTAGAGCTTGCTATTGTGTCAGAAGGCAGTACTTTCAGAGAGACATTACATAATTCATTAGCATTGGCAAAAGTTGCTGAAGCAAATGACTACAAACGATATTGGTTCGCTGAACACCATAATTCAGCTTCGGTCGGGAGCAGTGCAACTTCTATATTGATCGGTTATGTTGCTGAAAACACCAATAAGATAAGAGTAGGATCCGGCGGAATTATGCTACCCAATCATTCTCCACTGATCATAGCAGAACAATTTGGCACACTTGCTCACCTCTACCCTGACCGTATTGATTTAGGCTTGGGAAGAGCTCCAGGCACAGATACGCTGACAGCACAGGCAATCCGATCGGACTTTATGAAAGCAGCACACTCTTTCCCATCAGAAATTGAAAAGATTGAAAATTATTTCTCATCAGCCAATAGCAACGGAAAAGTGAGAGCACCTATAGCTGAGGATGCCAATGTGCCGATCTACATTTTAGGGTCAAGCACTGACAGTGCACATTTAGCGGCTCAAAAGGGATTGCCGTATGCATTTGCAAGCCACTTTGCCTCAAACCATTTATTGCACGCTTTAGAGATCTATCGGGAAGAATTTCAACCTTCAGAAATGTTGGCAAAACCCTATACAATTGCGGGCGTCAATGTGGTTGTTGCTGATACCGATGAAGAAGCACAAAGGATATTCACATCACTCATCAGAATGTTTTTCGGAGTTTTAACCGGAAATTCTCAACCTTTGCAACCACCTACAGAAATGACCGATGATCTGAAAGATATTTTAAATCATCCAAGTTTACATCAAATGCTTAAATATTCTTTTGTAGGAACCAAAGAAAAGGTAAAAGAACAAACGAAAGCATTTCTTGAAGAAACTCAAGTTGATGAACTGATTATGGTATCGACAATTTATGATATCAATGACAGGGTTAAGTCTGCAAAACTTTTTGCTGAAGTGGTGAAAGAAATTAATGGTGTAGAAGTGACCTATCATTAA
- a CDS encoding glycoside hydrolase family 3 N-terminal domain-containing protein encodes MNKNKSTLIGLFSGNKYSVLFLALMGVSSLTKAQNNSTITVEGKTFKDLNKNGKLDIWEDIRLPVDKRIDAIISQMTNKEKVDLLIGTGMPGIEVLTGPVGDSKQGLVPGAAGGTANLDRFGIPATVVADGPAGLRIAPTREKDSKTYYATAFPVGTALASTWNKTLLEEVGKAMGNEVKEYGVDVLLAPALNIQRNPLNGRNFEYYSEDPVISGKTAAAIVNGIQSQGVGTSVKHFAANNEETNRLTINAHVSERALRELYLRNFEITVKESQPWTVMSSYNKVNGVYTSDSRDLLTQVLRNEWGFKGIVMTDWFGGFPGFESIRTGGISDVVKQMNAGNDLLMPGIPAQKKVLLEALDSGRLPQEVADLNVKRILEYIFRTPTFAHYKYSDKPDLNAHAAVTRSAAAEGMVLLKNENNALPFADKQKEVSLFGVTSYAWITGGTGSGSVNNKHTVSLLEGLNAAGYKLDKELVELYKPHAEKEAAAEKERRKARGILALPERLPEMEMDDTFIAKKAETSEIAFVTLGRNSGEGGDRVVNNDFNLATEEIEMLDKISKAFHAKGKKVVVILNIGGVIETASWKDKVDAVLLAWQPGQEGGHSVADVISGKVNPSGKLTMTFPVNYADHASANNFPGEPLDNPADVTYKEGIYVGYRYFNTFRIKPSFEFGYGKSYTDFEYSNIKTNSKTFNDHLEVSVNIKNKGKVPGKEVVELYLSAPGKTIDKPNSELKAYAKTKELNPGESQTVILTLNKKDLASFETEKSAWVVEAGRYKILVGASSLDIRQKSEVDVAKELVIEKVEHILPADKQFEDLKAQQ; translated from the coding sequence ATGAATAAGAATAAATCAACACTGATCGGGCTTTTTTCCGGTAACAAATATTCAGTATTGTTTTTGGCTTTAATGGGTGTGTCATCTCTTACAAAAGCTCAAAATAACTCAACTATTACTGTTGAAGGAAAAACATTCAAAGATCTCAACAAAAACGGTAAACTGGACATCTGGGAAGATATAAGACTTCCGGTCGATAAAAGAATTGATGCCATTATCAGCCAAATGACCAATAAAGAAAAGGTTGATCTGCTGATTGGAACAGGAATGCCCGGAATTGAAGTCTTAACCGGACCTGTAGGTGATTCAAAGCAGGGACTTGTTCCCGGAGCTGCAGGCGGAACAGCTAATCTGGACAGATTCGGGATTCCGGCTACTGTTGTTGCGGATGGGCCTGCAGGCTTAAGAATTGCACCAACAAGGGAAAAAGATTCCAAAACGTACTATGCAACGGCATTTCCTGTAGGAACAGCTTTAGCTTCAACCTGGAACAAAACGCTATTGGAAGAAGTAGGAAAAGCAATGGGGAATGAAGTGAAAGAATACGGCGTTGATGTTTTGCTGGCGCCTGCCTTGAATATTCAAAGAAATCCGTTAAATGGAAGGAACTTTGAGTATTATTCTGAGGACCCTGTCATTTCCGGAAAGACTGCCGCAGCGATTGTCAACGGAATCCAGTCCCAGGGAGTGGGAACTTCTGTCAAACATTTTGCTGCGAATAATGAGGAGACCAATCGTTTAACAATCAATGCCCATGTATCTGAAAGAGCATTGAGAGAATTATATCTGAGAAATTTTGAAATCACCGTGAAAGAATCTCAGCCTTGGACTGTAATGTCATCTTATAACAAAGTGAATGGGGTGTATACTTCAGATTCCAGAGATTTACTGACTCAGGTTTTAAGAAATGAATGGGGATTCAAAGGAATCGTAATGACTGACTGGTTCGGTGGATTTCCCGGATTTGAATCCATCAGAACGGGAGGGATTTCTGATGTTGTGAAACAGATGAATGCAGGAAATGACCTTTTGATGCCTGGAATTCCGGCACAGAAAAAAGTGTTGCTGGAAGCTTTGGATTCAGGCCGATTACCACAGGAAGTGGCAGATCTCAACGTGAAAAGAATTTTGGAATATATTTTCAGAACACCAACATTTGCACATTATAAATACAGTGACAAACCAGATCTGAACGCACATGCTGCGGTAACAAGAAGTGCTGCGGCGGAAGGAATGGTTTTGCTTAAAAATGAAAACAATGCTTTACCTTTTGCAGACAAGCAGAAAGAAGTTTCCTTGTTCGGTGTGACCTCTTATGCATGGATTACAGGAGGTACAGGAAGCGGCAGTGTCAACAACAAACATACGGTTTCACTTTTGGAAGGACTGAATGCTGCAGGGTATAAATTAGACAAGGAGCTGGTAGAATTATATAAACCGCATGCTGAAAAAGAAGCTGCAGCAGAAAAGGAAAGAAGAAAAGCCCGGGGAATTTTAGCTTTGCCGGAGAGGCTGCCTGAAATGGAAATGGATGATACCTTCATCGCTAAAAAAGCGGAAACTTCTGAAATTGCTTTTGTAACACTGGGAAGGAATTCCGGGGAAGGAGGTGATAGAGTAGTGAACAATGACTTTAATCTGGCAACGGAAGAAATAGAAATGCTTGATAAAATTTCCAAAGCTTTCCACGCAAAAGGAAAAAAAGTGGTGGTCATACTGAATATCGGCGGAGTTATTGAGACAGCTTCGTGGAAAGATAAGGTGGATGCTGTTTTATTGGCCTGGCAACCCGGCCAGGAAGGAGGGCATTCTGTAGCAGATGTAATTTCCGGAAAAGTAAATCCTTCCGGAAAACTGACGATGACTTTCCCTGTAAATTATGCAGACCACGCATCAGCAAATAATTTTCCGGGAGAACCATTGGATAACCCTGCAGATGTGACTTATAAGGAAGGTATTTATGTAGGATACCGCTATTTTAATACTTTTAGAATAAAACCTTCGTTTGAATTCGGGTATGGAAAGTCGTACACTGATTTTGAGTATTCAAATATTAAAACAAATTCTAAGACCTTTAATGATCATTTAGAAGTAAGTGTCAATATTAAAAACAAAGGAAAAGTACCAGGAAAAGAGGTTGTTGAATTGTATCTTTCTGCACCTGGAAAGACCATTGACAAACCAAATTCCGAATTAAAAGCTTATGCAAAGACAAAAGAATTAAATCCCGGGGAATCACAGACTGTGATTTTAACTTTAAACAAGAAAGATTTAGCTTCGTTTGAAACGGAAAAATCAGCATGGGTGGTTGAAGCCGGAAGATATAAAATTCTGGTAGGTGCTTCATCGTTAGATATCAGGCAGAAGTCAGAAGTTGATGTAGCGAAAGAATTGGTAATTGAAAAGGTAGAGCATATTCTCCCGGCTGATAAGCAATTTGAAGATTTAAAGGCCCAACAATAA
- a CDS encoding NADPH-dependent F420 reductase, which produces MKIGVIGAGLIGKTLAKKFSDSGHTVSLADAKGVNEIRQIANNAGAKAVDVEDVSTDIDVLILAIPLLRIPELAQTLKSKLDDSVVVVETTNYWPHRDGRIDAIENGMVNSVWVQQQLGRTVVKAFSNIGAYSLLAEGKPKNSDGRIAVAVSGDVQKEIDVVMGLVDDVGFDALDSGPLEDSWRQQACGPAYCTDLSLNELKDARESAIRETLVDKQTLSFETMKDLGQEFFDILVSGQYPEGFVDHAVDINRSINGLPPRVNGNKL; this is translated from the coding sequence ATGAAAATAGGAGTAATAGGGGCCGGACTGATCGGCAAAACATTGGCGAAAAAATTCAGTGATTCTGGACATACGGTTTCTTTGGCTGATGCCAAAGGTGTAAATGAAATACGACAGATAGCAAATAATGCTGGCGCCAAAGCGGTTGATGTAGAGGATGTTTCTACTGATATAGATGTTTTAATTTTAGCGATCCCATTATTAAGAATTCCGGAATTAGCACAAACCTTAAAGTCTAAATTAGATGATAGCGTTGTAGTTGTAGAAACAACTAATTACTGGCCTCATCGTGATGGACGCATTGATGCTATTGAAAATGGAATGGTCAACAGTGTTTGGGTACAGCAACAATTAGGTAGAACTGTAGTAAAAGCTTTCAGTAATATCGGAGCTTACAGTCTATTGGCGGAAGGAAAACCCAAAAATAGCGATGGTAGAATTGCTGTAGCCGTTTCGGGAGACGTTCAGAAAGAAATAGATGTAGTGATGGGATTGGTAGATGATGTAGGATTTGATGCACTTGATTCTGGACCACTTGAAGATTCCTGGAGACAACAAGCTTGCGGACCAGCATATTGTACAGATCTTTCACTGAATGAACTTAAGGATGCAAGAGAATCTGCAATCAGGGAAACCCTGGTAGATAAGCAAACCCTGTCTTTTGAGACGATGAAAGATCTTGGTCAGGAATTTTTTGATATTCTGGTTTCAGGACAATACCCGGAAGGATTTGTAGATCATGCAGTAGATATCAATCGTTCAATCAACGGTTTACCGCCAAGAGTCAATGGAAATAAACTTTAA
- a CDS encoding DoxX family protein, which translates to MKKNKIIFWAATIVLILWEGVMPAATLLFAPEYVNAGTKALGYPDYFAYALIICKILGIVAISLNKIPNNIKEWAYAGLAFNLIFAFISHACVSGNPGFMLMPLLFLAVLVISYRFRNWNARKENFNASGAASYDEISSVQ; encoded by the coding sequence ATGAAAAAGAATAAAATAATTTTCTGGGCTGCTACCATCGTACTGATCCTGTGGGAAGGCGTTATGCCTGCTGCAACTTTATTGTTTGCACCGGAATATGTAAATGCAGGAACAAAAGCCCTGGGTTATCCGGATTATTTTGCTTACGCATTAATTATCTGTAAGATATTAGGAATTGTGGCAATATCACTTAATAAAATACCCAATAACATAAAAGAATGGGCCTACGCAGGCCTGGCATTTAACCTGATATTTGCCTTTATAAGCCACGCATGTGTAAGTGGGAATCCGGGATTTATGCTTATGCCACTACTATTTTTAGCAGTACTGGTAATTTCTTATCGCTTCCGGAATTGGAATGCCCGAAAAGAAAATTTCAATGCTTCCGGAGCTGCTTCCTATGATGAAATATCCTCAGTACAATAA
- a CDS encoding NADPH-dependent F420 reductase: MKIGIIGTGAIGGTIAKKMAEAGHTVKINNSDDAEKLNARAKELGVSPANQKDVVKDVDVIILSLPTIAIPTLPKNLFAEVPENVIVVDTSNYYPFRDADIEEIKNGKVESVWVSEQLGRPVIKAFNNLLAETLISGGKNPDAENRIAMAVAGDNDDAKKVIAGLVNDAGYDVVDSGSLSESWRHQPGTPAYCTELEAEELKQALKDAVKEEAPVKRDQAIAELSAMSSYPSHPDVVKFNRALFEKNPKTK; this comes from the coding sequence ATGAAAATAGGGATAATAGGTACCGGTGCTATAGGTGGTACCATTGCAAAAAAAATGGCTGAAGCTGGTCATACTGTAAAAATCAATAATTCAGATGACGCAGAAAAATTAAATGCCCGTGCTAAAGAGTTGGGTGTATCGCCTGCGAATCAGAAAGATGTTGTAAAGGATGTCGATGTTATCATTTTGTCTTTGCCAACGATTGCCATCCCAACTTTACCTAAAAATCTTTTTGCTGAAGTTCCGGAAAATGTAATTGTAGTCGATACTTCCAATTATTATCCGTTCCGTGATGCTGATATTGAAGAAATAAAAAACGGTAAAGTGGAAAGTGTATGGGTATCCGAGCAATTAGGCAGACCCGTGATCAAAGCTTTCAACAACTTATTGGCAGAAACACTTATCAGCGGTGGGAAAAATCCTGATGCAGAAAACAGAATTGCAATGGCAGTAGCCGGAGACAATGACGACGCTAAAAAAGTTATAGCAGGATTAGTTAATGATGCCGGTTATGATGTTGTTGATTCAGGTAGTCTTTCAGAATCATGGAGACATCAACCGGGGACACCAGCCTACTGCACGGAATTGGAAGCAGAAGAATTAAAACAAGCTTTGAAGGATGCAGTGAAAGAAGAAGCGCCTGTTAAAAGAGATCAAGCGATCGCTGAACTTTCAGCAATGTCTAGCTATCCTTCTCATCCTGATGTTGTAAAATTTAACAGAGCATTGTTTGAAAAAAATCCAAAGACAAAATAA
- a CDS encoding GlxA family transcriptional regulator, which produces MQISVFVPQYGTIEAITPAFRTFHTANEFLSVFGKKPIFKVEYVGLNEYVPANSGEYTIKTNRLLQNVTHTDLLIIPPTFGDMDEGIAANADAIPYFRKLYFEGASLASLCVGAFLLAETGLLDGSKCSTHWAYINEFKNRYPQIEVEDGAIITEHDNIYSSGGASSLWNLILYLVEKYSDRETAIMISKYFALDISRDNQSQFAIFRGQRSHTDEQIKNVQDFIEDHYEEKITVEDLATYAGMGRRTFERRFKDATNNTPLEYMQRVRIEAAKKFFEASRKNVSEVMYNVGYTDTKAFRDIFRKITGITPIEYRNRFAKVY; this is translated from the coding sequence ATGCAGATATCAGTTTTTGTTCCTCAGTATGGTACCATAGAGGCTATAACCCCGGCATTCAGGACTTTTCATACTGCCAATGAGTTTCTTTCCGTGTTTGGAAAAAAGCCAATCTTTAAAGTAGAATACGTAGGATTAAATGAATATGTTCCGGCTAATAGCGGAGAGTATACGATAAAGACAAACAGGCTCCTTCAGAATGTTACCCATACGGATCTCCTTATAATTCCTCCTACCTTTGGGGACATGGATGAAGGCATAGCGGCTAATGCAGATGCAATTCCTTATTTCAGGAAACTTTATTTCGAAGGAGCAAGCCTTGCCAGTTTATGTGTCGGTGCCTTCCTTCTTGCAGAAACAGGTCTTCTAGACGGCAGTAAATGCTCCACCCATTGGGCTTATATTAACGAGTTTAAAAACAGATATCCGCAGATAGAAGTAGAAGACGGTGCTATTATAACAGAACACGATAATATTTACAGCAGTGGGGGAGCCAGCAGCTTATGGAACCTGATCCTATACCTTGTAGAAAAATATTCAGACAGGGAAACAGCTATCATGATCTCAAAATATTTTGCACTGGATATAAGCCGGGATAACCAGTCACAATTTGCCATTTTCCGTGGCCAGAGAAGCCATACAGATGAACAGATTAAAAATGTTCAGGATTTTATAGAAGATCATTATGAAGAGAAAATAACAGTTGAAGATCTTGCAACATATGCAGGTATGGGACGCCGTACATTTGAAAGAAGGTTTAAAGATGCAACAAACAATACTCCTTTAGAATACATGCAGCGGGTACGCATTGAAGCTGCTAAAAAGTTTTTTGAAGCATCACGGAAAAACGTTTCGGAAGTAATGTATAATGTAGGTTATACGGACACGAAAGCATTTCGGGATATTTTCAGAAAAATCACAGGAATTACACCTATTGAATACCGGAATAGGTTTGCCAAGGTTTATTAA
- a CDS encoding winged helix-turn-helix transcriptional regulator translates to MAQKKVHCDCLDTIKPVRDTLDVINGKWKVPIIISVGVGNDRFTDIQESIPGITPKVLAKELKDLEQHKLLKRIIIDEYPIKISYKLEPYADTLTPLIYALKDWGVNHKRKVTE, encoded by the coding sequence ATGGCACAAAAAAAAGTACACTGTGACTGCCTGGACACTATAAAACCAGTAAGAGATACACTTGACGTCATTAATGGAAAGTGGAAAGTACCCATCATCATTTCAGTAGGCGTTGGAAATGATCGTTTTACGGATATACAGGAAAGTATTCCAGGAATTACACCTAAAGTTTTAGCAAAAGAACTAAAGGATCTGGAGCAGCATAAACTGCTGAAAAGAATTATTATCGACGAATATCCAATAAAAATCTCGTACAAACTGGAGCCTTATGCAGATACCTTGACGCCACTCATTTATGCACTTAAGGACTGGGGAGTTAATCATAAAAGAAAAGTTACGGAATAG
- a CDS encoding helix-turn-helix domain-containing protein: protein MEHFTKISDLHTAFGIKPPENPLFSVVFGEQDMCKGNNKLEFSSGFYIIGFKKLKSGSMSYGKTKYDHDLGSLSFIKPQQKVAFQNVMLEEKGFLIIIHEDYLPGTALYKEIKKYSYFDYEVNEALHLSPSEEDIIWNLYFNIEKEYNNNTDELSKSIIISHLDSLLKYSQRFYKRQFINRKPLTGSMVTKFNSLLVANFEERKIKDIGLPTVALMAEKLNISSRYLTDLLKEETGKTALELIHLFLIGEAKNLLTEGELNISEISHHLGFENTTYFSRLFRKEVGITPRKFRGSLLN, encoded by the coding sequence ATGGAACATTTTACGAAAATCAGCGACCTTCATACGGCTTTTGGCATTAAGCCACCAGAAAACCCTCTTTTTAGTGTGGTTTTTGGGGAACAGGATATGTGCAAGGGGAATAATAAGCTTGAATTTTCTTCCGGATTTTATATCATTGGATTTAAAAAATTGAAATCTGGTAGTATGTCATATGGCAAAACTAAATATGATCACGACCTGGGTTCCTTGTCATTCATAAAACCACAGCAGAAAGTGGCATTCCAAAATGTGATGCTGGAGGAAAAGGGTTTTTTAATTATTATTCATGAAGATTATCTACCTGGAACAGCACTTTACAAAGAAATTAAGAAATACAGCTATTTCGATTATGAAGTGAATGAAGCTTTGCATCTTTCACCTTCTGAAGAAGATATCATCTGGAATTTATATTTCAACATCGAAAAAGAATATAATAATAATACCGACGAGCTAAGCAAATCAATTATTATAAGCCATCTGGATTCTTTACTGAAATATTCGCAACGCTTCTATAAGAGACAGTTTATCAACAGAAAGCCGCTGACGGGCTCAATGGTAACAAAGTTCAATTCATTGCTTGTTGCGAATTTTGAAGAAAGAAAAATTAAGGATATTGGATTGCCAACGGTAGCACTGATGGCGGAAAAATTGAACATATCGTCACGGTATTTGACCGATTTGCTAAAAGAAGAGACGGGTAAAACAGCCCTGGAGCTTATTCATCTTTTTTTGATTGGCGAAGCGAAAAATTTATTAACCGAAGGAGAGTTGAACATATCAGAAATCTCTCACCATCTGGGTTTTGAAAATACCACCTATTTTTCACGTCTTTTTAGAAAGGAGGTCGGAATTACGCCTAGAAAATTCAGAGGAAGTCTTCTAAATTAA
- a CDS encoding glucose 1-dehydrogenase: MKRLEGKVAIITGGARGMGEAHAKLFVEHGAKVVITDVLEDEGSALAESLGEDAIFIKHDVTSEDQWREVVETAEKQFGNITVLVNNAGIAGKFGNVADLDFAEYKKVMSVNSDGVFLGMKSVIPSMLKAGQGSIVNISSVSGLQVAPGSPNAAYVGSKFAVTGLTKMAALEYATRNIRVNSVHPGGVKTGIVDPKLFDDPKILEPTPLGRLATPLEVAFVSLFLASDEASYLTAAEYKVDGGMTAK; encoded by the coding sequence ATGAAAAGATTAGAAGGTAAAGTTGCAATCATCACAGGTGGCGCAAGAGGAATGGGCGAGGCTCACGCAAAATTGTTTGTTGAGCACGGAGCGAAAGTGGTCATTACTGATGTTCTGGAAGATGAAGGCTCTGCTTTGGCAGAATCTTTAGGAGAGGATGCTATTTTTATAAAACACGATGTTACCAGCGAGGATCAATGGAGAGAAGTAGTGGAAACTGCTGAAAAGCAATTTGGTAACATTACTGTTTTGGTCAATAACGCAGGTATTGCAGGCAAATTTGGTAATGTTGCGGATCTTGATTTCGCTGAATACAAAAAAGTGATGTCCGTCAATAGTGATGGTGTGTTTTTAGGAATGAAGTCAGTGATACCTTCGATGCTTAAGGCAGGTCAAGGTTCGATTGTCAACATTTCATCAGTTTCAGGATTACAGGTAGCACCTGGATCTCCAAATGCTGCTTATGTGGGAAGCAAATTTGCCGTTACAGGTCTGACAAAGATGGCCGCATTGGAATATGCTACCCGCAATATCAGAGTAAATTCGGTACATCCGGGAGGCGTTAAAACCGGCATCGTAGATCCTAAATTATTTGACGATCCCAAAATTTTAGAACCAACTCCACTGGGAAGATTAGCTACACCTCTTGAAGTGGCTTTCGTTTCATTATTTCTAGCATCAGATGAGGCATCATACCTGACCGCTGCTGAGTATAAAGTAGATGGTGGTATGACGGCAAAGTAA
- a CDS encoding SRPBCC family protein, with amino-acid sequence MKNNSVSLHRIFQAAPEKVFRAFADVTAYASWIPPYGFICTVQQSDFKEGGQFKMTFINFSTGNGHSFGGTYTEIREGQFLKYIEHFDNPALQGEMTTTVSFGKVSCGTEIRIEQTGIPEQIPAEMCYLGWQESLDKLKRLVEPEIPDA; translated from the coding sequence ATGAAAAACAACAGCGTTTCATTACACCGAATATTCCAGGCTGCTCCGGAAAAAGTTTTCCGTGCATTTGCTGATGTGACAGCTTATGCTTCCTGGATTCCGCCCTATGGATTTATATGTACTGTGCAGCAGTCAGATTTTAAAGAAGGCGGACAATTTAAAATGACTTTCATTAATTTCAGTACTGGTAACGGACATTCCTTCGGTGGTACCTATACTGAGATCAGAGAAGGGCAGTTTCTTAAATATATTGAGCACTTTGATAATCCGGCTTTGCAGGGAGAAATGACTACTACAGTCTCATTCGGCAAAGTATCGTGCGGAACAGAGATCAGAATTGAGCAAACCGGTATTCCGGAGCAAATACCTGCAGAAATGTGCTATCTTGGCTGGCAGGAATCTCTTGACAAATTAAAAAGGCTTGTGGAGCCTGAAATTCCGGATGCTTAA